From Thermogemmatispora onikobensis, one genomic window encodes:
- a CDS encoding dynamin family protein, which translates to MQFTRQAQQQPQQLMTCPQCDNVVPIGAPFCNICGTRLYPPPTTTQAPAGAAATGAAAPANATPAQPGAAPTAPTSPDTYDEEEDEEEEDYDYEEEEGEEGEEEGESGKASQTAAPPPAPGEIHSLLQRLEEQVGQIDIYFPANLPDKAQKINAWKKQLQRASACARLLERPQIQQIESQQALRLRHHIAEAARALDYTREYTVKLVGHAGAGKSTLLAALIGRDIFPRLAGGAVTGVRTRVRLCRDDEPEEMHVHFLTRAAFGHLLSQTQQAIKTAPTQKMREALAAELTILLKASEAFGDTYLKDDQPHVEVVPRERWKTESRRYIEEPARDSEEPRLTRIIDYVEYRVHAGPRSVLPPNSVLVDLPGGAAGQIYHDLMLREELKQVDALLLVIGNNRFGDDERIQRIFEEVRQAVLQNRAFDVASRMLFLVVTHWDEINSPASQEKALGSLRPFLRELPPGYASYHRHGSRHTYFFYPLRALDALLATLGLAGTSLDEERLQEGREYAGRLLGIYPELLKMAPSLPPTTSAQEFEQVTREQHEAMLQYSGLPELTHDLQVFLTENRYEVQLRHAETQLAMALQLTEDLCWEQMSQLGVESHDLQELQQEMRSRQARRSAARFEHLQRRTNAMLDAWNDALRQFDSAISSEKSVFQRVLQTAHERAAQRVKIRITQGHFDHYIKVGNRRPEDSPAMEIGNRWTDIDGWGLIKALRQSLCMALERELNDPARTLAEAFLMPIAYKEEVDGSLDINRVALGEFGGELDEIQKAYNKLKRSIREKARDICLYVTLGELLNEEKYAPTRENPAVGALYRLTNAQGKAEEIIQQARRLMAPILDTICNGLARSTEQRIARLFRYELDKLQERQVYDSDRLEAQPVSQNGTFSDIVTRLYSHLTERVHTSDALRQQLDNLQAQREAALDQWVDLIQEVEALKTIHRQE; encoded by the coding sequence ATGCAGTTTACTAGACAGGCCCAACAGCAACCACAACAATTAATGACCTGTCCCCAGTGCGATAACGTCGTGCCCATTGGTGCACCCTTCTGCAATATCTGCGGGACACGTCTCTATCCGCCGCCCACGACCACGCAGGCCCCAGCAGGAGCTGCTGCCACCGGTGCCGCAGCTCCTGCCAATGCTACTCCTGCTCAGCCTGGCGCGGCTCCAACTGCCCCAACGTCGCCCGATACCTACGACGAGGAGGAAGACGAAGAGGAAGAAGACTACGACTATGAAGAAGAGGAAGGGGAGGAGGGCGAGGAGGAAGGGGAGAGCGGCAAGGCCTCCCAGACCGCGGCCCCCCCTCCAGCTCCGGGAGAGATCCATAGTCTGCTCCAGCGCCTGGAGGAGCAGGTTGGGCAGATCGATATTTATTTCCCGGCCAACCTCCCCGATAAAGCGCAAAAAATCAATGCCTGGAAAAAGCAGCTCCAGCGCGCTTCGGCCTGCGCTCGCTTGCTGGAACGCCCCCAGATCCAGCAGATTGAGTCGCAGCAGGCCCTGCGCCTGCGCCACCACATCGCCGAGGCGGCCCGCGCCCTGGACTATACGCGCGAGTATACTGTCAAGCTGGTCGGGCACGCCGGCGCCGGTAAGAGCACGCTGCTGGCGGCCCTGATCGGGCGGGATATCTTCCCTCGCCTGGCCGGCGGCGCCGTTACCGGAGTACGCACCCGCGTGCGCCTCTGCCGCGATGACGAGCCAGAGGAGATGCACGTCCATTTTCTGACGCGGGCCGCCTTCGGCCACCTGCTCAGCCAGACGCAGCAGGCCATCAAGACGGCGCCAACGCAGAAGATGCGCGAGGCCCTGGCCGCCGAGCTCACGATCCTGCTCAAAGCCAGCGAAGCCTTCGGCGATACCTATTTGAAGGATGACCAGCCCCATGTGGAGGTCGTGCCGCGCGAGCGCTGGAAAACGGAAAGCCGCCGCTATATCGAGGAACCAGCCCGCGACAGCGAAGAGCCACGCCTGACACGCATCATCGACTATGTGGAGTACCGCGTCCACGCCGGACCCCGCTCGGTGCTGCCCCCCAACAGCGTGCTGGTCGATTTGCCCGGCGGCGCCGCCGGCCAGATCTATCACGACCTGATGCTGCGCGAGGAGCTGAAGCAGGTCGATGCCTTGCTGCTGGTGATCGGCAATAACCGCTTCGGCGACGACGAGCGCATTCAGCGCATCTTCGAGGAGGTACGCCAGGCCGTCCTGCAAAACCGCGCCTTCGACGTGGCAAGCCGCATGCTCTTCCTGGTGGTGACGCATTGGGACGAGATCAACTCTCCTGCCAGCCAGGAGAAAGCCCTCGGCAGCCTGCGCCCCTTCCTGCGCGAGCTGCCCCCCGGCTACGCCAGCTATCACCGCCACGGCTCACGCCATACCTATTTCTTCTATCCGCTGCGCGCCCTCGACGCCCTGCTGGCCACCCTGGGCCTGGCTGGCACCTCCCTGGACGAGGAACGCCTGCAGGAGGGTCGCGAGTACGCCGGTCGCCTCTTGGGCATCTACCCCGAGCTGCTGAAGATGGCTCCCTCGCTGCCGCCAACCACCAGCGCCCAGGAGTTCGAGCAGGTGACACGCGAGCAGCATGAGGCTATGCTGCAGTACAGCGGCCTGCCCGAGCTGACGCATGATCTGCAGGTCTTTCTGACAGAGAACCGCTATGAGGTGCAGCTGCGCCATGCAGAGACGCAACTGGCAATGGCGTTGCAACTGACGGAAGATCTGTGCTGGGAGCAGATGAGCCAGCTCGGCGTCGAAAGCCATGATCTGCAGGAGCTGCAGCAGGAGATGCGCTCGCGCCAGGCCCGCCGCAGCGCCGCTCGCTTCGAGCACCTGCAGCGCCGCACCAACGCCATGCTGGATGCCTGGAATGACGCCCTGCGCCAGTTCGATTCAGCGATCAGCAGCGAGAAGAGCGTCTTCCAGCGCGTGCTGCAAACGGCCCACGAGCGCGCCGCCCAGCGCGTTAAGATCCGCATCACTCAGGGCCACTTCGATCACTATATTAAGGTCGGTAATCGCCGCCCCGAAGATTCCCCGGCGATGGAGATCGGCAATCGCTGGACGGATATCGACGGCTGGGGCTTGATTAAGGCCCTGCGCCAGAGCCTGTGCATGGCCCTGGAGCGCGAGCTGAATGATCCCGCCCGCACACTGGCCGAAGCCTTCTTGATGCCGATTGCTTACAAGGAGGAGGTCGACGGCTCGCTCGATATCAATCGGGTGGCTCTCGGTGAGTTCGGCGGCGAGCTGGATGAGATCCAAAAGGCGTACAATAAGCTAAAGCGCAGTATTCGCGAGAAGGCCCGCGATATCTGCCTCTATGTGACCCTCGGCGAACTGCTCAACGAGGAGAAATACGCCCCCACTCGCGAGAATCCAGCTGTGGGCGCGCTCTATCGCCTGACGAACGCTCAGGGAAAGGCCGAGGAGATCATTCAGCAGGCACGCCGGCTGATGGCGCCAATCCTTGATACGATCTGCAACGGCCTGGCCCGCAGCACCGAGCAGCGCATCGCGCGTCTCTTCCGCTACGAGCTGGATAAGCTCCAGGAACGCCAGGTCTACGATAGCGATCGCCTGGAGGCTCAACCGGTGTCGCAGAATGGAACCTTCTCGGATATCGTAACGCGCCTCTACAGCCACCTGACCGAGCGCGTGCATACTTCGGACGCCCTGCGTCAGCAGCTCGATAACCTGCAGGCACAGCGCGAGGCCGCGCTGGATCAGTGGGTTGACCTGATTCAGGAGGTGGAGGCCCTCAAAACAATCCACCGCCAGGAGTAA
- a CDS encoding heme NO-binding domain-containing protein has translation MHGLIFTTWEKYLGERFGGGLLSAYRDTIGEPPSATPLVSRFYDDGVLLEGVAAASRLSGLSPEQLLREYGRYFILNSLTGHLCKYILSGVSSAYDLLLTMRDVHSRLRKTAAGLTPPLFNYEFAPHERSVVLIYDSPRQLCPVLLGAIEGAAERYGEEVVVYEQSCMKRGDPVCRIEATFARGTRSAEQLSEQERANAFEQQAHQNAMRELGQRILTILPTEQAQALTLREVRQTLVQHYRLSPAYQRPAVLLQALRHLQFAGYVAATSGELDDNLTTRRYWRVSTYWER, from the coding sequence ATGCACGGTCTCATTTTTACTACCTGGGAAAAGTATTTGGGTGAGCGTTTCGGCGGTGGCTTGTTGAGTGCCTACCGGGACACCATCGGTGAGCCTCCGAGCGCCACCCCTCTGGTGAGCCGCTTCTACGATGATGGAGTGCTCTTAGAGGGTGTGGCAGCGGCCAGCCGTCTCAGCGGCCTGTCTCCTGAGCAGCTGCTGCGCGAATATGGGCGCTACTTTATCCTGAACAGCCTCACCGGCCATCTTTGCAAGTATATCCTCTCGGGCGTCAGCAGTGCCTATGATCTGTTGCTGACGATGCGCGATGTCCATAGTCGCCTGCGCAAGACTGCTGCGGGACTGACCCCACCGCTTTTCAACTATGAGTTCGCCCCGCATGAGCGCAGTGTTGTCCTGATCTACGACAGCCCACGACAGCTCTGTCCGGTCCTGCTGGGAGCTATCGAGGGCGCCGCCGAGCGCTATGGCGAGGAGGTGGTAGTCTACGAGCAGAGCTGTATGAAGCGCGGTGATCCCGTCTGCCGCATCGAAGCCACCTTCGCCCGCGGCACACGAAGCGCAGAGCAGCTTTCGGAGCAGGAGCGCGCGAACGCCTTCGAGCAGCAGGCACACCAGAATGCAATGCGCGAGCTAGGACAGCGCATTCTGACGATTCTGCCCACGGAGCAGGCTCAGGCGCTGACCCTACGCGAGGTTCGCCAGACGCTGGTGCAGCACTACCGCCTGAGTCCTGCCTACCAGCGCCCGGCAGTCCTCCTGCAGGCTCTGCGCCATTTGCAGTTTGCCGGCTACGTGGCCGCGACGAGCGGGGAGCTGGATGACAACCTGACGACCCGCCGCTACTGGCGCGTCAGTACCTACTGGGAGCGTTAA
- a CDS encoding DinB family protein, with the protein MTEAEQIQPRGRTLTEIYRGWDRYQQLLVEVLTPLSEAQLELRIAPHLRNIRQLAAHIAAARARWFGGVMEIKPELLLPYTSWSIEVPDGPVTVLIEGLETTWQIIDEQLGQWTLADLETTFSGVWRDKPYSYTCQEIIWHLIEHDVHHGGELFFTLGAHGLPTPEL; encoded by the coding sequence ATGACAGAGGCCGAGCAAATCCAACCCCGAGGGAGAACGCTGACAGAGATCTATCGTGGCTGGGACCGCTATCAGCAGCTCCTGGTCGAGGTACTGACCCCACTCAGCGAGGCGCAGCTGGAGCTACGTATCGCTCCTCACCTGCGCAACATCCGCCAGCTTGCCGCCCATATTGCCGCGGCGCGGGCTCGCTGGTTTGGGGGAGTCATGGAAATAAAGCCGGAGCTGCTGTTGCCTTACACATCTTGGAGCATAGAAGTTCCTGATGGACCGGTGACCGTACTTATCGAAGGCTTAGAGACCACCTGGCAGATCATCGATGAGCAACTTGGGCAATGGACGCTCGCCGACCTGGAGACCACCTTCTCGGGTGTCTGGCGCGACAAACCCTACAGCTATACGTGTCAGGAAATCATCTGGCACCTGATTGAGCACGATGTGCATCATGGAGGAGAGCTTTTCTTTACCCTTGGTGCTCATGGCCTGCCGACACCCGAGCTCTAG
- a CDS encoding sigma-70 family RNA polymerase sigma factor → MAIAAADPVRDGRRMRPASQSARRRAGRKAATLEIEGEAALLAPGEDEAALPTSETVADLALDPLLESSDELEEMESAEADLTDEVAERRPSTVRQALGSEDAFQSYLRDIRGLGLLTHEEELELARRAAEGDELARRKLIESNLRLVIAIARRYTSTGVPLVDLIQEGNLGLMRAAEKFDYRRGCHFGTYATWWIRQAVSRAAGEQSRLIHLPEHVATRLRKVRRVAAQLSQENGLDPEPEQIAAACNIDVDEVIDLLSVIEQPVSLDAPVDDEARHSLADTLEDSTAPAPAETASQHLLGEELHRALSTLTPRERAVITLRYGIGDGRSRTLLEVGKELGISRERVRQLEVVALMKLRNFSGNTSLRECV, encoded by the coding sequence ATGGCTATAGCTGCTGCAGATCCTGTACGCGATGGCCGCAGGATGCGACCGGCCAGCCAGTCAGCGAGGCGGCGCGCAGGCCGGAAAGCGGCCACGCTGGAGATAGAAGGCGAGGCCGCTCTTCTGGCCCCGGGCGAGGACGAAGCTGCCCTCCCCACGAGCGAGACCGTTGCCGACCTGGCCCTTGATCCGTTGCTGGAGAGCAGCGATGAGCTAGAAGAGATGGAGAGCGCTGAGGCCGACCTGACGGATGAGGTTGCCGAGCGCCGACCTTCGACTGTGCGCCAGGCTCTCGGCTCTGAAGATGCTTTTCAGAGCTACCTGCGCGATATCCGTGGCCTGGGGCTGCTGACCCACGAGGAAGAGCTTGAGCTGGCACGACGTGCCGCTGAGGGCGATGAGCTGGCGCGTCGGAAACTGATCGAGTCAAATCTGCGTCTGGTCATTGCTATTGCCCGTCGTTATACAAGCACCGGCGTTCCCCTGGTCGATCTGATCCAGGAGGGTAACCTCGGGCTGATGCGCGCCGCCGAGAAGTTTGATTATCGTCGCGGCTGCCACTTTGGCACGTATGCAACCTGGTGGATTCGTCAGGCCGTGAGCCGCGCCGCTGGCGAGCAGTCTCGCCTGATCCATTTGCCTGAACATGTCGCCACCCGCTTGCGTAAAGTACGCCGCGTTGCCGCCCAGCTCTCTCAGGAGAATGGGCTGGACCCCGAGCCTGAGCAGATCGCTGCGGCCTGCAATATTGACGTCGATGAAGTCATCGATCTCCTCAGTGTGATTGAGCAACCCGTCTCTCTGGATGCCCCCGTTGACGATGAGGCTCGCCATTCGCTGGCCGATACGCTGGAGGATAGTACTGCCCCCGCTCCCGCTGAGACCGCCTCACAGCACTTGCTCGGCGAGGAGTTGCACCGCGCTCTCTCAACCCTCACCCCGCGCGAGCGCGCTGTGATTACGCTCCGTTACGGCATCGGCGATGGACGGAGCCGCACACTGCTGGAAGTCGGTAAGGAATTGGGCATTTCACGCGAACGTGTCCGCCAGCTTGAGGTGGTGGCCCTGATGAAACTGCGCAATTTCAGTGGCAATACTTCTTTGCGCGAGTGCGTGTGA
- a CDS encoding zinc ribbon domain-containing protein yields MQPCATCGTDVSGKRFCPQCGAPVPQAQPLQPQPPTVAPGGAAAANGEWCPRCGGQVRAGAAFCSHCGQALRPAPSTASTGPTLRLCPQCHAQVAAHYAFCTNCGVALAEPVTPRFCPRCGQPQQSGARFCSACGADLNAAAAASAPAATTAGPYPVPPPPATSSAPGASPYPAPTPGSPAYAPPVAQTPVQYGGAYPVAGQPAPGPINAVPAGSYPPQTPLVLRCPVCWAISPIGTSNCPGCRTSLVGVAPIPATTAQQPPNQQGGGPGGLFQGDGGKLAMGALGGAAAVIGGEMLLHGLERSLEGNDYGYPHHRHHHEDEGGVLGDLGRLADDVGLI; encoded by the coding sequence ATGCAACCTTGTGCAACCTGTGGTACTGATGTGAGCGGTAAGCGTTTCTGCCCGCAGTGTGGTGCACCCGTGCCACAGGCTCAGCCTCTGCAGCCGCAGCCGCCGACCGTAGCTCCAGGCGGGGCAGCGGCGGCCAATGGGGAATGGTGTCCACGCTGCGGCGGCCAGGTGCGAGCTGGGGCAGCTTTTTGCTCCCATTGCGGGCAGGCACTGCGCCCAGCGCCATCCACCGCCTCGACAGGGCCGACCCTGCGGCTCTGTCCCCAATGTCACGCGCAGGTGGCTGCTCATTATGCCTTCTGCACGAACTGCGGCGTTGCTCTGGCCGAGCCAGTCACGCCACGCTTCTGCCCACGCTGTGGCCAGCCCCAGCAGAGCGGAGCCCGTTTCTGCAGCGCCTGTGGCGCGGATCTGAACGCCGCGGCGGCAGCTTCCGCCCCAGCGGCCACCACGGCAGGCCCCTACCCTGTGCCACCACCACCAGCTACCAGCAGCGCGCCCGGAGCCAGCCCCTACCCCGCACCCACTCCCGGGTCGCCCGCCTATGCTCCTCCCGTGGCACAGACACCGGTCCAGTATGGGGGAGCTTACCCCGTTGCCGGGCAGCCAGCCCCCGGACCCATCAATGCAGTTCCTGCTGGTTCCTATCCCCCACAGACACCGCTGGTACTGCGTTGTCCGGTCTGCTGGGCAATCTCTCCCATTGGGACAAGCAATTGCCCAGGCTGCCGCACGAGCCTGGTCGGCGTAGCCCCTATCCCCGCCACCACTGCGCAGCAGCCACCTAACCAGCAGGGCGGCGGCCCCGGTGGTCTGTTCCAGGGAGACGGCGGCAAACTGGCTATGGGCGCCCTGGGTGGGGCCGCGGCAGTCATCGGCGGCGAGATGCTCCTGCATGGTCTGGAGCGCTCCCTGGAGGGCAATGACTACGGCTACCCACACCACCGCCATCATCATGAGGATGAGGGTGGCGTCTTGGGTGACCTGGGTCGCCTGGCAGATGACGTGGGCTTGATTTGA
- a CDS encoding M16 family metallopeptidase → MQYERTTLPNGLRLLTMCVPGIRSASIAFFFAAGSRYEPDHLAGISHFIEHMLFKGSKNYPSARILSETIEGVGGAFNGSTGKELTSYTARVPYEHLPTVIEVLADMIRYPLFDPHEIEKERQVIIEELSATRDDPQEWSGLLLDQIMWPDLPLGRDDAGRDETVAAISRQDMLTYLEQSYCPNALVVGVVGNIHHAQVRELIEWLFHDWEARPLRTWTPCPPPRDVPPVAVVYKETEQTNLSLGTLGVAHSSPDYYALMLLNAILGEGMSSRLFQSIREERGLAYDIGSYTSSYYETGNLVVSAGVDPSQTEAAVRAIVQELNTLREVPVSEAELERFKAYVCGGLILGLESTQQVASWLASHECLLGQVVDVDEMIRQIQAVTPQDLQRVARTCFAPEWRRLALIGPENPRQIDHFQKLLTAA, encoded by the coding sequence ATGCAATACGAGCGAACTACGCTGCCAAATGGCTTGCGCCTGCTGACGATGTGCGTGCCGGGCATCCGCTCGGCCAGCATCGCTTTTTTCTTTGCCGCCGGCTCGCGCTACGAACCGGATCACCTGGCCGGCATATCCCATTTTATTGAGCATATGCTGTTTAAAGGCTCAAAAAATTATCCAAGCGCACGTATTCTCTCGGAAACAATCGAGGGGGTAGGGGGGGCCTTCAACGGCAGCACAGGGAAGGAGCTGACCAGTTATACCGCGCGCGTCCCCTACGAGCACCTGCCCACAGTGATCGAGGTGCTCGCCGATATGATCCGTTATCCACTCTTCGATCCCCACGAGATCGAGAAGGAGCGGCAGGTGATCATCGAGGAGCTGAGCGCGACGCGCGATGACCCGCAAGAGTGGTCGGGCCTTTTGCTGGACCAGATTATGTGGCCCGATTTGCCGCTGGGGCGCGACGACGCGGGACGCGATGAGACAGTGGCCGCGATTAGCCGCCAGGATATGCTGACGTACCTGGAGCAGTCCTATTGCCCTAACGCCCTGGTGGTGGGCGTCGTGGGCAATATTCACCATGCCCAGGTGCGGGAGCTGATCGAGTGGCTCTTCCACGACTGGGAAGCGCGCCCGCTACGAACCTGGACGCCCTGCCCGCCGCCGCGGGATGTGCCGCCCGTGGCCGTGGTCTATAAGGAGACGGAGCAGACAAATCTTTCGCTCGGTACCCTGGGGGTTGCTCATTCTTCTCCTGATTATTATGCACTGATGCTCTTGAATGCCATCCTGGGCGAGGGGATGAGCTCGCGCCTCTTCCAGAGTATTCGTGAGGAGCGCGGGCTGGCTTACGATATCGGCAGTTACACAAGCAGTTACTATGAAACAGGCAATCTGGTGGTCAGCGCTGGGGTCGATCCTTCTCAGACGGAGGCCGCTGTACGGGCCATCGTGCAGGAGCTGAATACCCTCCGCGAAGTACCTGTCTCTGAGGCGGAGCTGGAGCGCTTTAAGGCCTACGTATGCGGCGGCCTGATCCTTGGTCTGGAGAGCACCCAGCAGGTCGCCAGTTGGCTCGCCAGTCATGAATGCCTGCTTGGCCAGGTGGTCGATGTGGATGAGATGATCCGCCAGATTCAGGCTGTCACCCCCCAGGATCTCCAACGGGTGGCGCGCACGTGCTTCGCTCCCGAATGGCGCCGCCTGGCGTTGATTGGCCCCGAGAACCCTCGACAGATCGATCATTTTCAGAAGTTGCTCACAGCTGCCTAA
- a CDS encoding tetratricopeptide repeat protein, with protein sequence MLKTMSTLREYLQYTEDALSAGRIEEALEHCQYVLSHFPHSLEAHRLLGEIYLAQNRLAEAQQTFDWVLTNDPENVLAYCNRALTSERLGDVETALDCYQQAYELSRGNSQIRQEFNKLSARSGQPGFMLSRAGLARLYMRGDLLFQAIQEWEAVLAATPDRLDARTGLLEACWRDGDFERAEQIATSLLEEIPGCLKALLLLAHMTFPHNPARARELLQRAEALDPEMTMARELFSDLLTASSNDPFLTLVRKDAVLMPPPGRPAAPAAESTLSRPSPTLAEAQEAASDESEPIFGWTTPDPYPLALTTTPAPSPTPAPPSSMASQPPEAPVPSSSEAYHSSSPSWSLSGSDFSFGEQGPSWEEQPAWPPAPAAGSEEDLGLPASQSSTHPAWLDALDSTLYRQPSGSLATPASSPEPAASAAEGAAAAATPELESLDLSPHKEEAAALPEIAWSQPPTAKEESPAERQEAEEEIFPFMQEGADPEEGWPEWLKSLGAETMEESAEEPPASSLSSSGSRGAVWGEPEEVQEPKQEREAAWPADQGAQDSPVTPVSAEVDGYARLERGWPGEPAAHPTEDYIASEPAYSAPATWDELTGEEFSAPPGKPAWLEQLQASHSAFEEQEAAVGPLWPPSAPTDSSSTGTPPTPPAASIWGEESPAPSAPAPATPAASPQSSSHPEAGIPWLEQLAGWSTGPEVAAGSSTSNPSSPIHESQITRPEPEPAPAPSAQSQELPASSWLAELAAGAGQRPAEQSRPPAAAEQRLLTTLEDLEQQLYAQGFVPLQPGELAAFAQQGQGTPPSPAVPEQPQPPRTAYAPQQQPAFSPGPTPPSELEETVRAPLGQPPLQPPRYEEPRHAPEPLWPGPGSNPSLAQGPAQGPSLPSYRPDALLEDELETTMKRPVFRLQPAQNRPSAPGGRPSSPAPRPASRETPGPGPSGPSVGTGRSSEGGEANYKEHLIRGYQYQLAGAYDEAMQEYRIVIRNQPELLGEVISNTRALLKLAPKYAPGYRVLGDAYMRQGEYLQAMEAYNKALTMTRRARGQGASS encoded by the coding sequence ATGCTGAAAACGATGTCTACGCTGCGTGAGTATTTGCAGTATACGGAGGATGCCCTGAGCGCCGGGCGCATCGAGGAGGCTCTCGAACATTGCCAGTATGTGCTCTCGCACTTCCCTCACTCTCTCGAGGCTCATCGCCTCCTCGGAGAGATCTATCTGGCTCAGAACCGTCTGGCCGAGGCCCAGCAGACCTTCGATTGGGTCCTGACCAACGATCCCGAAAATGTGCTCGCTTACTGCAACCGCGCGCTGACAAGCGAACGCCTGGGGGATGTGGAAACCGCACTCGATTGCTATCAGCAGGCTTATGAGTTGAGCCGGGGCAATAGCCAGATCCGTCAGGAGTTTAATAAGCTGAGTGCTCGCAGCGGCCAGCCGGGCTTTATGCTCTCTCGCGCCGGCCTGGCCCGCCTCTATATGCGTGGCGACCTGCTCTTTCAGGCCATTCAGGAATGGGAGGCGGTGCTCGCCGCTACCCCCGATCGCCTGGATGCCCGCACGGGCTTACTCGAAGCCTGCTGGCGCGATGGCGATTTTGAGCGCGCTGAGCAGATCGCGACCAGCTTGCTGGAGGAGATCCCTGGCTGTCTGAAGGCTCTGCTGCTCCTGGCCCATATGACGTTTCCTCACAATCCGGCTCGCGCTCGCGAGTTGCTCCAGCGCGCCGAGGCGCTTGATCCCGAGATGACAATGGCTCGCGAGCTGTTCAGCGATCTGTTGACGGCTTCCTCCAATGACCCCTTCCTGACCCTTGTGCGTAAGGATGCCGTCTTGATGCCACCTCCTGGACGACCCGCGGCTCCTGCTGCTGAGTCAACCTTGTCCCGCCCCAGCCCGACTTTGGCTGAAGCGCAGGAAGCAGCCAGCGATGAGAGCGAGCCGATCTTCGGCTGGACTACGCCCGACCCCTATCCGCTGGCTTTGACGACTACGCCTGCTCCCTCCCCCACACCTGCACCGCCTTCTTCGATGGCTTCACAGCCGCCAGAGGCACCTGTGCCCAGCAGCAGCGAGGCGTATCATTCCAGCTCTCCTTCCTGGTCTCTCTCTGGCAGCGATTTCTCTTTCGGAGAACAGGGTCCTTCGTGGGAGGAGCAGCCGGCCTGGCCACCCGCCCCAGCAGCTGGCTCCGAGGAAGACCTGGGTCTGCCTGCCAGCCAGTCTTCTACTCACCCCGCCTGGCTCGATGCCCTCGATTCAACGCTCTATCGCCAGCCATCCGGTTCCCTCGCCACGCCAGCCTCCTCGCCTGAGCCGGCGGCCTCCGCCGCTGAAGGGGCCGCGGCTGCCGCGACGCCTGAGCTGGAGTCGCTGGACCTTTCCCCCCATAAAGAGGAGGCTGCAGCCCTGCCAGAGATCGCCTGGTCCCAGCCTCCCACCGCTAAGGAAGAGTCGCCCGCTGAGCGGCAGGAGGCAGAAGAAGAGATCTTCCCGTTTATGCAGGAGGGAGCCGACCCAGAGGAGGGCTGGCCAGAATGGCTGAAGTCTCTGGGAGCGGAGACTATGGAGGAGTCCGCCGAGGAGCCACCGGCCTCTTCCCTATCCAGCTCTGGCTCACGCGGAGCAGTTTGGGGCGAACCAGAGGAGGTGCAAGAGCCAAAGCAGGAACGAGAGGCGGCCTGGCCAGCAGACCAGGGAGCACAGGATTCCCCGGTAACGCCAGTTTCTGCGGAGGTCGATGGCTATGCCCGTCTGGAACGAGGCTGGCCAGGCGAGCCAGCCGCTCACCCCACGGAGGACTATATCGCGTCGGAGCCGGCTTACTCTGCCCCGGCAACCTGGGATGAGCTGACAGGTGAGGAGTTCTCTGCCCCTCCGGGAAAGCCGGCCTGGCTGGAGCAGCTGCAGGCCAGCCACAGCGCATTTGAGGAACAGGAGGCGGCGGTTGGTCCGCTCTGGCCACCCTCTGCTCCAACAGACTCCTCTAGCACTGGCACGCCCCCCACACCGCCGGCAGCTTCGATCTGGGGCGAGGAGTCTCCCGCTCCCTCTGCCCCCGCTCCCGCTACGCCTGCCGCCTCCCCACAAAGTTCCTCCCACCCGGAGGCCGGAATTCCCTGGCTTGAGCAACTGGCCGGCTGGTCGACAGGCCCGGAGGTGGCCGCAGGCTCGTCGACGAGTAACCCGTCTTCGCCCATCCACGAGAGTCAGATCACGCGCCCTGAGCCTGAGCCAGCTCCCGCCCCTTCAGCTCAATCCCAGGAGCTGCCTGCTTCGTCATGGCTGGCAGAGCTGGCCGCCGGAGCTGGACAACGTCCCGCCGAGCAGAGTAGGCCGCCAGCCGCCGCTGAGCAACGACTGCTGACAACTTTGGAGGACCTCGAACAGCAGCTGTATGCCCAGGGCTTCGTGCCGCTGCAGCCAGGCGAGCTGGCAGCCTTTGCCCAGCAAGGGCAGGGGACGCCCCCCTCGCCCGCGGTGCCTGAACAGCCACAGCCACCACGGACCGCCTATGCCCCCCAGCAGCAGCCAGCGTTTTCTCCAGGGCCGACACCACCCTCCGAGCTGGAGGAAACGGTACGCGCCCCACTGGGCCAGCCGCCACTTCAGCCTCCTCGCTATGAGGAGCCAAGGCACGCGCCTGAACCGCTCTGGCCCGGCCCAGGGTCCAATCCGTCCTTAGCACAAGGCCCTGCTCAGGGTCCCTCGCTGCCCAGCTATCGACCCGATGCTCTGCTGGAGGACGAGCTGGAGACAACCATGAAACGCCCAGTCTTCCGCCTCCAGCCAGCTCAGAATCGTCCTTCGGCCCCTGGCGGACGCCCCTCCTCTCCAGCTCCTCGCCCCGCCAGCCGCGAGACTCCTGGCCCTGGCCCAAGTGGCCCCAGCGTCGGCACGGGCAGAAGCTCAGAAGGCGGCGAGGCGAATTACAAGGAGCACCTGATCCGCGGCTATCAGTATCAGCTCGCTGGCGCTTACGACGAGGCAATGCAAGAGTATCGCATTGTGATCCGCAATCAGCCGGAACTGCTGGGCGAGGTGATCAGCAATACCCGCGCGCTGCTCAAGCTGGCACCAAAATATGCACCCGGGTACCGCGTGCTTGGTGACGCCTACATGCGCCAGGGCGAGTATCTCCAGGCCATGGAGGCTTATAATAAGGCGCTGACTATGACGCGCCGCGCCAGGGGTCAGGGCGCTTCTTCCTAG